From a single Candidatus Neomarinimicrobiota bacterium genomic region:
- a CDS encoding LptF/LptG family permease, translating into MKRIDFYMIKEFLLMLVGALVGFWAVFVIVDAVENLDRFIDAAVPINIIVSYYIYASPWFISIALPMAVLISTIFTVGLLSKRNELTAMKSAGVSLYRIVAPLIICSIIISILSFFFDDQVVTVGNQKRKVIEKEHVIKTRRKRYNTRKRNIFLQKSDQFHIAIDRYQPKLKKAMGVAMQFLEDGRLIQRIDANSMSWNEKEEGWHVKTYALRSFHPDGFESNVQLSRKDTLLTIDFTPEDLEREAISPEEKNYAQLKVFIEELVESGVDTTRWEVNLYGKVSFALTNLIVVLFAFPLVASKQNGGIAFGAGMSVFVIFGYYAFIRFGQTLGYKGILEPMLSAWIGNIVFLAGGILLIILSRK; encoded by the coding sequence ATGAAACGGATAGATTTCTATATGATCAAGGAGTTTCTCCTGATGTTGGTGGGAGCTCTCGTCGGCTTCTGGGCTGTATTCGTGATTGTTGATGCCGTGGAAAATCTCGATCGTTTTATTGATGCCGCGGTACCCATCAACATTATCGTTTCATACTATATCTATGCCTCCCCCTGGTTTATAAGCATAGCATTACCCATGGCGGTTCTGATTTCTACTATCTTTACCGTCGGTCTCCTCTCCAAGCGTAATGAGCTGACGGCTATGAAATCGGCCGGCGTATCGCTTTACCGGATAGTTGCGCCTCTCATCATCTGTTCCATAATCATCAGTATTCTCTCATTCTTCTTCGATGATCAAGTTGTCACCGTTGGCAATCAGAAAAGGAAAGTCATCGAAAAAGAGCACGTTATAAAAACACGCCGCAAACGATATAACACCCGCAAGCGAAATATCTTTCTTCAGAAATCAGATCAATTTCACATCGCAATCGATCGTTACCAGCCTAAGCTTAAGAAGGCTATGGGGGTAGCCATGCAGTTTCTGGAAGACGGTCGGCTAATACAGAGGATTGACGCCAACTCAATGTCGTGGAATGAAAAGGAAGAAGGGTGGCACGTGAAGACTTATGCACTCAGGAGTTTCCACCCTGACGGCTTCGAGTCCAACGTCCAGCTATCCCGAAAAGACACACTTCTGACCATCGACTTTACGCCCGAAGACCTGGAGAGGGAGGCCATATCGCCAGAAGAAAAGAACTATGCACAACTGAAGGTTTTTATTGAGGAACTGGTCGAGAGTGGTGTCGACACAACGAGATGGGAGGTCAATCTTTATGGTAAGGTCTCTTTTGCCCTCACAAACTTAATTGTTGTACTTTTTGCGTTTCCTCTTGTTGCTTCGAAACAGAACGGCGGAATAGCCTTCGGGGCAGGCATGAGTGTATTCGTTATTTTTGGCTATTACGCCTTTATAAGATTTGGACAGACACTCGGTTACAAAGGCATATTGGAACCGATGCTGTCGGCATGGATCGGGAATATAGTCTTTCTGGCAGGCGGTATCTTGCTGATCATTCTCTCTAGAAAGTAA